GAATTATTGACATGCCCTATCATGACTTTCTTGGGGTCAGCGCCCTGGTTTACTAGAAACTCGGCCTGCTCCACGCCGCCGGTGGGACCCTGGGTGTGGGTGATAATGGGCACGCCGGTGGCCTTCTGGGCAATAGCCGCCGCTTTATGCACCGCCTTTTCATAGTCCGTCATTTCCGGGCCGGATGCCACCTTTATAACACCGGCCTTGATGCCAGTTGTGCCGACGCCTTCCGTTATCTCTTTTATCATCATCTCGGATATCATCTTAGAGATGTCCGTACCGAATGCCGTCCTCATCCTCCAGTAGGCCGGGGCACCTTCCTCTTCAGTATAAAGCCCGGTGGCAAAGATTATGTTTATACCGGTCTTCTGAGAAAGTTCCTTGTACAGCAAGGGGTCACGACCGCCCATGTCGTTGGCGGTGGCATCAATGATTGTCTGGATGCCTGCTGCCTTGGCCGCCTCACATGCCTTTAGACACGCCTGTAGAGCAGCCTCTCGGTCATAGGGCGCCATGCTGGCATCGGCATACCAGCCAGTATATGCCGATTGCAAATGCTCGTGTACTAGTGTCCAACCAAGCTTGTCGGGAGAAATCGGCCCCAGGGCGGAGTTTATCATCCCTGGTGGTGTGGGTTGTGGTTTGGGTGGAGATTCGGGTTGCGCCGCGGGTGCGCAGGCAAAAGCCATGGAAGTTAGGACTAACAGCAGGGAAAAAAGGGTTGCCAGAAAAATCTTGGAAAACCTGTGCATAAACCACCTCCTGAAACAAATTTTTTTATAGCTTAATTTAAACAGCTTGGAAGCATTCTTGTCAAGAGGTAAAAGCATAGGACGTCCATGATATTACACGGACTGTTGAATTTCCACGGAAACACTACCCGCTATTGACAAAATAACCTATGTGAATGATAATTATTACGTTGTTATGTATCACCCCCTGAACTCAATACCTCAAGGGAAGCGACTTGCTACCTTTCTTCCCTTGCTAGTTGCAACTGTTGCACTATCGGTAATGTTCCGTGTCATCGGACCATCCACTCCCAATATTGTGGCCTTCGAGCTTGCCGGCAGCATCGAGAGAGCAACCAATATTATCAATGCCTGGGATATTGCCGCTCAGTTAAGAGCCAGCTTTGGACTTGGCTTGGATTACCTTTATATGCCGGTTTATGCCACCACCATCGCTCTGGCCTGCGTATGGGGTGCCAGTGTCCTGTCAGGGAGGAAGTGGCGCGCTCTGGGCATGTTGCTTGCCTGGGGTCTGTGGCTGGCCGCCGTATTTGACGCTATTGAAAACTGGGCACTGATAGTTATGCTATTCGGCACAGTTGCGGAGCCCTACCCACAGATGGCTTATATATGCGCTACATGTAAATTCAGTTTAATCATACTGGGCTTGGTTTATATTTTCATTGCGGGTGTTATTTACCTCATAGCGCGCATCATGTCGGCCTCGGGAACACACAGGCGCTGAACTCAGGTTCAGAATGCGTAAATAACTCGTGGACTTCAAGGGATATCTTGACCAAGGTTGGCATGTAAAACAGTAGAGGCCACTACCTCCCCAAAATGACGTCCCAAATGGGCACTACTTCGGTTTTCGTTACAGTTCTCTGCTTCTCTACCTGGTATGGTACTTGATAGGGGACTTGCCTCTCCTTGGTTACGGTCTCCTGTACGACGACATCGTCTGACCACACCAATAGGACACTTGTGATGGCATATGCGTGCCATGTCGTGGCAAGTATGGCGAATTCTCTTACCCCCTCAGCATCAAAGACAATATAGTCGTCCAGCTCTATGCCCGTGCGCAGCTCGCCAAGGACGCGTGCCGACGTCAGCACAGCATTAAAGGCATCGAGCCAATACAATTCTTCTGGCTGTAACCCCAATTTCTGAAACGGTGTAGGCCTAGGTGGAATCTGCCCTATGCCAGTAAGGTCATACACCCGTATCAAGCCTTCCTGGAGCTGTGCACCCGGTGAAACACGAACTTTGACCTGGCTTCTAGAATGTCCCGAAGGAGCTAGCTCATAACCATAATAGTAGCTACCCCTTATGCCCTCAAAGCCTGCGACACTCACATCGGTATACCACTGAACCGTGTGGTTAAGGAACGTTTTGCCTTCGGCGGAGTGTATCACGGTTTCCACGGTATCCGAGTAGGACTCCGTCTTGTACTCAGTCCTGTATTCAGTCTCATAATACGTCTCGACTACCGGAACTTCTCTGGTGACACAGGATGTCGCCAACAGAAGTAAAGCCAGCATCAGCATGGAGCAAAGCATACCCAACCTTCTCATCCGCATACTCCTTTAATACTGTCTCCTCTGTAGAATACGGCGATTGCAGGCTGTTGTCAACTTGGGAAATGAAGCGGAGTTAAGCAATTTCAGTAAGTCCTACATTTCTCAGGTTAAGCAAGGTAAAAGGCCGCCTTCAGCAAAACTAATAGAAGCTCTTAAGGTATTTTACAACAGCCAGACAGAGATAGGAATTGACTATCTCCCCCTATTCCTGCAATCTAGGCAATAAAGGAAGCTGTATGGAATTTACAGGGTCGCCCCAAACGCAGTCCCTTTTGGCCCTGATAAATCACGCTAGTATGTTCTGCCATATTGCTTTTACACTAGAGGACTCTTTACTAATAAATCCGGAGGTTCGAGTCTTTAGCAAACTGGAGACTACAACCGAGCCCCAAACCCCTAAAACCATTCACTACTAACTATATCTATCTTAGTATCAATAGTGAATAGTTTTTCGAGGCTATTTGCTATTGCTTCTGGACGAATCTTTTTTCCTTTCTAGTATATTTTTCAGGTTTTCCCCCTCTTCTTTCATATGCTGTTTCGTAGCCTCAATCCTGTTTTTGGCGAGTTTCTTAAATAGCGGACCGCCTCTGAAACTAACTGTAGCGGTGAAAATACAACTTCTTTCCCCCTTTGGCTCTATGAGAAATGTGTTCCCTGGAGCAAAAATTGACCATGGGAATAAAAACCTATATTCCACCTCTTTGTTAGGAACTATTTTAGTAGTAACAAATTTTAGTTTATGCAGTTGCCCATGAAGATACTCCTCAGCATACATGATTGAGCCTTCCTGGAGAGGTCCGCCCTTAATCCAGCTAACGTCTACATGGTCAGGATGCCAAGCTTGATAGGCTTCCTTGTCTTTAAAACGCTGAACGAGCCATTCAAATACTTTTTCTGGTGCTGCTTCTATTTCTATTGAATCTGTTAGAGTTATCATATTCTGCTATCCTCCACCTGATGGTCTAACCCAAATGGTAACATCTGCCTATCCCTATTTCAATAGCCATTTTTATTGACTGTGTGGATAGCTTTGAGGATTTTGATGAGTCCCTTGTTCTAATGAGGTGGATGTATACTTCGTGGTGGCAGCGGCTGGATTTGAACCAACGACCAAGCAATTGAAAGCTCTTATATCTTTATTTGATAAATCTAGCGTAAATTAACCCGGCAACTATCGCCTGAATTAATATGCTGATACTCCAGGTTATGATCATGAGCAATGATACTGGAAAGCTGCTATAAGACATCACCATGCCCGGAATAGTTATCACCCAGTAACATAGCCCGAAATATATTCCCTTTTTCCAGGCTTTTTCAGTTTTGAATAAGTCCTTTGTAACAGAAAATATCCAGGCAAGTATAATACCCAAAATGAAAGGTTCGACAAGCATAAGGTACATGATTGGATCAGACCATGGCCTGAACAGATTCGTATTGTTATATTCTGCTGCTAACGATGGAAAAATAAGATTAAACAACGGGCCAAGCGCCAGGCTTACTATAAGCATAACCAACCCTGCCAGTAAACCGAAAAGTATAACCTTCTTCATTTTAATCACCCCCTGATAATTTTACGAGATTGCCACGCCTTCGGCTTTAAATGACAATTTGATTGAGGACTGGTGGCAGCGAGTGGATTTGAACCACTGACCAAGGGCTTATGAGTCCCCTGCTCTGCCACTGAGCTACGCTGCCACGCGTTAAAAGTTAGCACAGTTTGACTTTGAGTGTCAAACCTTCCTGGACCTCTTCGGCCGTTTCCCTGAACCAGTTCTGAAATGCTGACCTAAAGCTGCATGGGCACGGTAGGCCTCAACCTGCCGCTGCTGCTCAGCCTTGCTCCACCCCAAAAGACGCCCCATCTCTTTTGACACCGTCTCCACACCATCCAACCCCTGACATGACTCCAGCCCCGCAGCACTGCGCCGGAGCAGAAAGTCGCTCACTGTAAGGGCACTTTCCTCTTTTACGCTGTACTCTATCTGTGCCAGAATATCCTTACAGTGCGGGCAGATGGGTTGCCCGCCTCGTTTATCACGTTTCACCAGCTTCAAGACCTGCGAGAAGCGGGAGCCATATAGGTCGGCAAGATGCGCCACCGTCTCAACGGGGAGGCCGTTTTCCTTAGCCGCCTTGGCCACCTTTTCTTGGGGTACAGCCGGTGCCCCGGGCAGAGGAACCTCAGCCGTGGTACATTTTGCCTCCATGCCCAGCTTGCGGCAGACCACATCCACCGCATCCTTGGCTACAGCGCGGTAGGCGGTTATCTTGCCTCCCAGCACCGATATGAAGCCCCCTATGCCGTCCCTCTGTTTATGGTCAAGCACCTTGTGCTCACGCGTAATGTCCGATGGCTTTTCACCGCCGATGTGAGCCAGGGAACGCAACCCAGCGACAGTATAGATGATGTCCTCACTCCGCAATTTCGGGAAGACCTGGTGGAGTCCATGCAGCATATACGCCACGTCAGATTCGTCAGCACAAACAGCATCAAGGTCACCGGAATAGTCGGTATCGGTGGTGCCTATAAAAGTATAGTCCAACCAGGGCATGACGAAGAAGAGACGACCAT
This window of the Chloroflexota bacterium genome carries:
- a CDS encoding SRPBCC family protein, with product MITLTDSIEIEAAPEKVFEWLVQRFKDKEAYQAWHPDHVDVSWIKGGPLQEGSIMYAEEYLHGQLHKLKFVTTKIVPNKEVEYRFLFPWSIFAPGNTFLIEPKGERSCIFTATVSFRGGPLFKKLAKNRIEATKQHMKEEGENLKNILERKKDSSRSNSK
- a CDS encoding glycerol-3-phosphate dehydrogenase/oxidase, with product MKREFGTIAKEKFDLIVIGGGIIGTGIARDASLRGIKTLLIEKEDFGYGTTSRSSRLIHGGLRYLRMLEFHLVGQDLREREVLLKIAPHLVHPYPFIIPITSLYYQIALSLGVRMYDVMAAGKSMPSHQHLSRRETLEMEPELAEIKGLKGAILYYDCQAPFTERLGIENVLCAAEHGATIVNHAQLTGFLRDGNDVCGIKVLDCLSGETYKVKARLVVNAAGHWVDCVRDLLHGGPASTVRRTKGIHLLTPKLTNEALVLFSPIDGRLFFVMPWLDYTFIGTTDTDYSGDLDAVCADESDVAYMLHGLHQVFPKLRSEDIIYTVAGLRSLAHIGGEKPSDITREHKVLDHKQRDGIGGFISVLGGKITAYRAVAKDAVDVVCRKLGMEAKCTTAEVPLPGAPAVPQEKVAKAAKENGLPVETVAHLADLYGSRFSQVLKLVKRDKRGGQPICPHCKDILAQIEYSVKEESALTVSDFLLRRSAAGLESCQGLDGVETVSKEMGRLLGWSKAEQQRQVEAYRAHAALGQHFRTGSGKRPKRSRKV
- a CDS encoding phosphotriesterase-related protein translates to MINSALGPISPDKLGWTLVHEHLQSAYTGWYADASMAPYDREAALQACLKACEAAKAAGIQTIIDATANDMGGRDPLLYKELSQKTGINIIFATGLYTEEEGAPAYWRMRTAFGTDISKMISEMMIKEITEGVGTTGIKAGVIKVASGPEMTDYEKAVHKAAAIAQKATGVPIITHTQGPTGGVEQAEFLVNQGADPKKVMIGHVNNSKDVNYHRSILQKSVNIAFDRFGIAGLLGGAPDDVSVQNIATLCKEGYANKIMLSHDTMNFWLSRPIQVSDAIMKMLANWRVDHISEDIIPALKAQGVTDDQIKTMMVENPKNLFLGK